In Pseudoalteromonas sp. NC201, a single window of DNA contains:
- a CDS encoding SDR family oxidoreductase, translated as MTLHVLVTGANRGIGLEFCKQYLSLGCKVTAVVRKASAELESLGVDIIEDIDVATENGAKKLLAALGSEKIDILINNAGVFHNETLVEMDFENIDHQFNVNALGPIRVTHALLDNLKAGSKVAMITSRMGSIADNGSGGYIGYRMSKAALNAASVSMAHELKNQDIAVGLFHPGFVQTQMVGFAGDIGPDVAAERLIKRIEHLTIENSGGFWHSNGDTLPW; from the coding sequence ATGACACTACATGTTTTGGTGACCGGTGCTAATCGTGGGATTGGATTAGAGTTTTGTAAACAATACTTATCTCTAGGCTGCAAAGTAACTGCGGTTGTTCGCAAAGCATCGGCAGAACTAGAATCTCTAGGCGTGGATATCATTGAAGATATAGATGTTGCGACGGAAAATGGCGCGAAAAAGCTATTGGCGGCATTGGGCTCGGAGAAAATAGACATTCTTATTAATAACGCTGGGGTATTTCATAACGAAACACTAGTGGAAATGGATTTTGAAAATATCGACCACCAATTTAACGTTAATGCGCTAGGACCAATTCGAGTCACTCATGCACTGCTCGATAACCTCAAAGCAGGTAGTAAAGTTGCCATGATCACAAGTCGTATGGGTTCGATTGCAGATAATGGTTCTGGTGGTTACATTGGTTATAGAATGTCGAAAGCTGCATTGAACGCGGCGAGCGTAAGTATGGCTCACGAGCTGAAAAACCAAGATATTGCTGTTGGACTATTCCATCCTGGCTTTGTGCAAACGCAGATGGTGGGATTTGCAGGTGATATTGGTCCAGATGTTGCGGCGGAACGTTTAATTAAGAGAATTGAACACCTAACTATCGAAAACAGTGGTGGTTTTTGGCACTCCAATGGAGACACGCTTCCTTGGTAA
- a CDS encoding transporter substrate-binding domain-containing protein — MKLALSTLLLFFIHKATFAYQINVSELVAYQLGQQQIAQLMQKIYAPLDITPTLVVLPSERGLEYVDQGFYDAEAGRTSAIANAYPNLLQIPEPLATVRMAVFCLKKERCTLSTRQDYVVIQGSLITEQVCQRKRLTCNAVSNDVSAFQALEKGHVEQILADDLFALGALCQSGLATVYVRRLRDASYPIYHYINRKHQDLLPKLTASIKQLNSSGERDTILNRLSESFATCHGKVIELEMH, encoded by the coding sequence GTGAAACTCGCACTTAGCACCCTCTTGCTTTTCTTTATCCACAAGGCGACGTTCGCCTACCAAATCAATGTCAGTGAGCTGGTCGCTTATCAGCTTGGCCAACAGCAAATCGCACAACTCATGCAAAAAATATACGCACCTTTGGACATCACGCCCACACTTGTCGTGTTACCCAGTGAGCGCGGATTAGAATATGTAGATCAAGGGTTTTATGATGCGGAGGCAGGACGCACTAGCGCTATTGCAAATGCCTATCCTAACTTACTGCAAATACCCGAACCACTTGCAACCGTGCGAATGGCGGTGTTTTGTCTCAAGAAGGAGCGTTGTACTTTGTCGACCCGACAAGACTATGTGGTAATACAAGGCAGTTTAATAACGGAGCAAGTTTGTCAGCGTAAAAGGTTGACCTGTAACGCGGTCTCTAACGATGTTTCTGCGTTTCAAGCACTTGAAAAAGGTCATGTAGAACAAATTTTAGCTGATGACTTATTTGCGCTTGGTGCGCTATGTCAGTCAGGACTCGCCACAGTTTATGTGCGTAGGCTACGAGATGCGAGTTATCCTATTTATCACTATATCAATCGTAAACACCAAGACCTACTGCCGAAATTAACAGCGTCTATCAAGCAGCTAAATAGTAGTGGAGAGCGCGATACTATTCTAAACCGGCTCTCTGAGAGCTTCGCCACTTGCCATGGCAAAGTGATTGAATTAGAAATGCATTAA